Proteins encoded within one genomic window of Stigmatella aurantiaca:
- a CDS encoding M20/M25/M40 family metallo-hydrolase, which translates to MTPAALLEALVATPSVSGNEAAIADKVASWAEGWGARVQRQGHNVWFSVGQGPRRLLVNSHLDTVPPCSGWTLEPLQPLWREGRLYGLGSNDAKGCVTAMLLAARELLAAPQSLDGKGEVVFAFTAEEETGGKGLGPLLGELGPLDAAVVGEPTGLKPCTAQRGMLLLRCVAHGTSGHVAHAHTTQTENAIHVAARDIAALAELRFLPHPLLGEARAQVTQIQGGLARNQVPDRCEFFVDLRTTPGMDHAAIALQIGRTLKSEVTVHSARYLPKGTAPGEPIVRAALAASGEAPVGSSTTSDWAFLGDLPAVKVGPGDTLRSHRPDEHLALVELEAGVSFYQKLIRGYFEEVAGG; encoded by the coding sequence GTGACGCCAGCCGCCCTGCTCGAAGCCCTCGTGGCCACCCCCAGCGTCTCGGGAAACGAGGCGGCGATCGCGGACAAGGTGGCCTCGTGGGCCGAGGGCTGGGGTGCGCGCGTGCAGCGCCAGGGCCACAACGTGTGGTTCTCCGTGGGCCAGGGCCCGCGGCGGCTGCTCGTCAACTCGCACCTGGACACCGTGCCCCCGTGCAGCGGGTGGACGCTGGAGCCCCTGCAGCCGCTGTGGCGCGAGGGGCGCCTCTATGGCCTGGGGAGCAATGACGCCAAGGGCTGCGTGACGGCGATGCTGCTCGCGGCCCGGGAGCTGCTGGCCGCTCCCCAGTCCCTGGACGGCAAGGGCGAGGTGGTCTTCGCGTTCACCGCCGAGGAGGAGACCGGGGGCAAGGGCCTGGGCCCGCTGCTGGGCGAGCTGGGGCCGCTGGATGCCGCCGTGGTGGGCGAGCCCACGGGGCTGAAGCCCTGCACGGCCCAGCGCGGCATGCTGCTCCTGCGCTGCGTGGCCCACGGCACCTCGGGGCACGTGGCGCACGCGCACACCACCCAGACGGAGAACGCCATCCACGTGGCGGCGCGGGACATCGCCGCCCTGGCGGAGCTGCGCTTCCTGCCCCACCCGCTGCTGGGCGAGGCCCGCGCGCAAGTCACGCAGATTCAAGGCGGCCTGGCGCGCAACCAGGTCCCCGACCGGTGCGAGTTCTTCGTGGACCTGCGCACCACACCAGGCATGGACCATGCAGCCATCGCCCTGCAGATCGGCCGGACGCTGAAGAGCGAGGTGACAGTGCACTCCGCGCGCTACCTGCCGAAGGGGACCGCGCCGGGCGAACCCATCGTCCGCGCGGCCCTGGCGGCCTCGGGCGAGGCGCCCGTGGGCTCCAGCACCACCTCCGACTGGGCGTTCCTGGGCGACCTGCCCGCCGTGAAGGTGGGCCCGGGCGACACGCTGCGCTCCCACCGCCCCGATGAACACCTCGCCCTGGTGGAGCTGGAGGCGGGGGTTTCCTTCTACCAGAAGCTCATCCGCGGCTACTTCGAGGAGGTGGCAGGTGGCTGA
- the argH gene encoding argininosuccinate lyase — protein sequence MAEETLWAKGLALDTIIHGFTVGDDPQVDLALAPHDALGSAAHARMLARVGLLSEADMRALVTALRALHDEARVGAFTIRPEQEDGHTALEAALVERVGEPGRRIHLGRSRNDQVQLALRLLLREEVLVLGARTAELAGAFLDFAQAHADKPMPGYTHMRRAMPSTFGLWGAAFAEALLEELEALKGLWARVDRCPLGAAAGFGVPLPIDREYVASLLGFSRVQRSPIDVQNSRGRLETAALSWGCSIAGGLEKWLWDLALFTTEEFGFLALPDAFTTGSSIMPQKKNPDVVELARGRCRELRGMARQVEEIASGLPSSYHRDFQLLKRPTLTALTSLRELLEVSTRLVPALQIRAEAAARACDDTLYAAHHAFTLAGRGLPFRDAYREVAQQLAGGTFQPDRAALTATHLGGAGNLGLEQARAELDASRAWLTDTHRALAGCAERIWHP from the coding sequence GTGGCTGAAGAGACGCTGTGGGCCAAGGGCCTGGCGCTGGACACCATCATCCATGGCTTCACCGTCGGGGATGACCCGCAGGTGGACCTGGCGCTCGCCCCTCACGACGCGCTCGGCAGCGCCGCCCATGCCCGGATGCTGGCGCGCGTGGGGCTCCTGTCCGAGGCGGACATGCGCGCCCTGGTGACGGCCCTGCGCGCGCTCCACGACGAGGCGCGGGTGGGCGCGTTCACCATCCGCCCGGAGCAGGAGGACGGACACACCGCCCTGGAGGCCGCCCTCGTCGAGCGCGTGGGCGAGCCCGGCCGCCGCATTCACCTGGGCCGCTCGCGCAATGATCAAGTGCAGCTCGCCCTGCGGCTGCTCCTGCGCGAGGAGGTGCTGGTGCTCGGCGCGCGCACGGCGGAGCTGGCCGGTGCGTTCCTGGACTTCGCCCAGGCGCACGCGGACAAGCCGATGCCCGGCTACACGCACATGCGGCGGGCCATGCCCAGCACGTTCGGGCTGTGGGGCGCCGCCTTCGCCGAGGCGCTGCTGGAGGAGCTGGAGGCCCTGAAGGGGCTGTGGGCGCGCGTGGACCGCTGCCCCCTGGGCGCCGCCGCGGGCTTCGGCGTGCCGCTGCCCATCGACCGGGAGTATGTCGCCTCGCTGCTCGGTTTCTCCCGCGTGCAACGCAGCCCCATCGATGTCCAGAACAGCCGAGGGCGTCTCGAGACGGCGGCGCTCTCGTGGGGGTGCTCCATCGCGGGAGGCCTGGAGAAGTGGCTGTGGGACCTGGCGCTCTTCACCACCGAGGAGTTTGGCTTCCTGGCGCTGCCGGACGCCTTCACCACCGGCTCGTCCATCATGCCGCAGAAGAAGAACCCGGACGTGGTGGAGTTGGCGCGGGGCCGGTGCCGGGAGCTGCGCGGCATGGCCCGTCAGGTGGAGGAGATCGCCAGCGGCCTGCCCTCCAGCTACCACCGCGACTTCCAGCTGCTCAAGCGCCCCACCCTCACGGCCCTCACCTCCCTGCGCGAGCTGCTGGAGGTCTCCACGCGCCTGGTGCCCGCGCTGCAGATCCGCGCCGAGGCGGCGGCCCGGGCGTGCGACGACACGCTGTACGCGGCCCACCATGCCTTCACGCTCGCCGGGCGCGGCCTGCCGTTCCGGGATGCCTACCGCGAGGTGGCCCAGCAGCTCGCCGGCGGCACCTTCCAACCGGACCGGGCCGCGCTGACCGCCACCCACCTGGGCGGCGCCGGCAACCTGGGCCTGGAGCAGGCCCGCGCCGAGCTGGACGCCTCGCGTGCCTGGCTCACCGACACCCACCGTGCGCTCGCCGGTTGTGCCGAGCGCATCTGGCACCCCTGA
- the argG gene encoding argininosuccinate synthase, translating into MSKKPVVLAFSGGLDTSFCVVYLREQGHAVTTVTVDTGGFSADALKRMPEQSARLGAVAHHTVDGRALLFDSYLRHLLAGNVLRGQAYPLSVSAERVCQATEVVRMARQVGGQALAHGSTGAGNDQIRFDVAFRALAPDLDLITPIRDLSLSRAQEMTYLAERGFSMPAKTAAYSVNEGMWGTSVGGKETHDSWSALPEAAYPGGVVPSDLAPRTLVVGFDKGRPVSLDGKALSPVEIIAELNTVGQPYGVGRGVHLGDTILGIKGRVGFEAPAAVMLITAHRELEKLVLSGKQLFWKETLGNLYGTLLHEGHFFDPLARDLEAFLTSSQERVTGDVRLTLQPRALLVEGVRSPYSLMDAKVASYGEANHMWTGAEAAGFAKVYGVAQTLALKVKS; encoded by the coding sequence ATGAGCAAGAAACCCGTGGTGCTGGCCTTCTCCGGCGGTCTGGACACCTCCTTCTGCGTCGTCTACCTGCGCGAGCAGGGCCACGCCGTCACCACCGTCACCGTGGACACCGGCGGCTTCTCGGCCGACGCCCTCAAGCGCATGCCCGAGCAGTCGGCGCGCCTGGGCGCCGTCGCCCACCACACGGTGGATGGCCGCGCGCTGCTCTTCGACAGCTACCTGCGCCACCTGCTCGCCGGCAACGTGCTGCGCGGCCAGGCCTACCCCCTGAGCGTCTCCGCCGAGCGCGTCTGCCAGGCCACCGAGGTGGTGCGCATGGCGCGTCAGGTGGGCGGCCAGGCCCTGGCCCACGGCTCCACCGGCGCCGGCAATGATCAGATCCGCTTCGATGTGGCCTTCCGCGCCCTGGCGCCGGACCTGGACCTCATCACCCCCATCCGCGACCTGTCCCTGAGCCGGGCCCAGGAGATGACCTACCTGGCCGAGCGCGGCTTCTCCATGCCCGCCAAGACGGCGGCCTACTCCGTCAACGAGGGCATGTGGGGCACCTCCGTGGGCGGCAAGGAGACGCACGACTCCTGGAGCGCGCTGCCGGAGGCCGCCTACCCGGGCGGCGTGGTGCCCAGCGACCTGGCGCCCCGCACGCTCGTGGTGGGCTTCGACAAGGGCCGGCCGGTGTCGCTGGACGGCAAGGCGCTGTCCCCGGTGGAGATCATCGCCGAGCTGAACACCGTGGGGCAGCCCTACGGCGTGGGGCGCGGGGTGCATCTGGGCGACACCATCCTGGGCATCAAGGGCCGCGTGGGCTTCGAGGCGCCCGCGGCGGTGATGCTCATCACCGCGCACCGGGAGCTGGAGAAGCTGGTGCTCTCCGGCAAGCAGCTCTTCTGGAAGGAGACGCTGGGCAACCTCTACGGCACGCTGCTGCACGAGGGGCACTTCTTCGATCCGCTGGCGCGTGACTTGGAGGCCTTCCTCACCTCCTCGCAGGAGCGCGTCACGGGTGACGTGCGGCTGACGCTCCAGCCGCGCGCGCTGTTGGTGGAAGGCGTGCGCTCGCCCTACTCGCTCATGGACGCCAAGGTGGCCAGCTACGGCGAGGCCAACCACATGTGGACGGGCGCCGAAGCCGCGGGCTTCGCCAAGGTGTATGGCGTGGCACAAACCCTGGCCCTCAAGGTGAAGTCATGA
- a CDS encoding DUF1611 domain-containing protein, whose product MKVHVDKVGSVTRNLRLGRTVSLTTDIQAVEGAVIAARIHGEKSVYNQLEDVHGRLVTLHGGDIVVGALGHRNALHGYEGVVPEKVEAGQRLHVLNMGGVIGQCTSHNPGVGTPFEAEVLGQVLVFPEFQSRTGQPAHIRAGALRGSEKPVTVPVVYVVGTCMNAGKTYAACALVRRLSQAGYRVGGAKLTGVSLMRDTLSMRDSGAEVVMDFTDAGTVCTSPRTASQVSRIILSELAAAEVDVIVAETGDGIMGEYGVQSILADPGLRGLGSSFMLCANDPVGASGGVRHLKETYGITVDVVAGPATDNGVGIRFVEREVGVPARNARADAAGLGNLILERLTPQLGTGRRSA is encoded by the coding sequence ATGAAGGTACACGTCGACAAGGTGGGCAGCGTCACCCGCAACCTGCGGCTGGGCCGGACCGTGAGCCTCACCACCGATATCCAGGCGGTGGAGGGCGCGGTCATCGCCGCGCGCATCCACGGCGAGAAGTCCGTCTACAACCAGCTCGAGGACGTGCACGGGCGGCTGGTGACGCTGCACGGCGGGGACATCGTCGTCGGGGCGCTCGGCCACCGCAACGCGCTGCACGGCTACGAGGGCGTAGTGCCCGAGAAGGTGGAGGCCGGCCAGCGGCTGCACGTGCTCAACATGGGCGGCGTCATCGGCCAGTGCACCTCGCACAACCCCGGCGTGGGCACCCCGTTCGAGGCGGAGGTGCTCGGCCAGGTGCTCGTGTTCCCCGAGTTCCAGTCCCGCACGGGCCAGCCGGCCCACATCCGCGCCGGCGCACTCCGCGGCTCGGAGAAGCCGGTGACGGTCCCGGTGGTGTACGTGGTGGGCACCTGCATGAACGCGGGCAAGACGTACGCCGCGTGCGCGCTGGTGCGCCGGCTCTCCCAGGCGGGCTACCGCGTGGGCGGCGCCAAGCTCACGGGCGTGTCGCTCATGCGCGACACGCTGAGCATGCGCGATTCGGGCGCCGAGGTGGTGATGGACTTCACCGACGCGGGCACCGTGTGCACCAGCCCCCGGACCGCTTCCCAGGTCTCCCGCATCATCCTGTCCGAGCTGGCGGCCGCCGAGGTGGACGTCATCGTCGCGGAGACGGGCGACGGCATCATGGGCGAGTACGGCGTGCAGTCGATCCTCGCCGACCCGGGCCTGCGCGGCCTGGGCAGCTCCTTCATGCTCTGCGCCAATGATCCGGTGGGGGCCTCCGGCGGCGTGCGTCACCTGAAGGAGACGTACGGCATCACCGTGGACGTGGTGGCCGGTCCCGCCACCGACAACGGGGTGGGCATCCGCTTCGTCGAGCGCGAAGTGGGCGTGCCCGCCCGCAATGCCCGCGCGGATGCGGCGGGCCTGGGCAATCTCATCCTGGAGCGGCTCACGCCCCAGCTTGGTACCGGTCGGAGGAGCGCATGA
- the argC gene encoding N-acetyl-gamma-glutamyl-phosphate reductase encodes MSRVHAYILGASGFGGGELLRLLAGHPSVAGIRAVSKPHADTLLWKVHPHLRSLMDGHFEAEPDWKWLTDSPQPVVFSCLEDEELARQLPALEKKWAELGLADRMILIDLSPDFRLDHAGRYAATHGRPHPTPELLERFVYGLTEWRRDKLKGARRISNPGCFATAVQLALLPVAATPGLGLIAATAVTGSSGSGAIPVDVTHHPTRAHDFRAYRPLEHQQEAEIDVMLVAHKASRHRLTFVPHSAPLVRGIFATVQFEWPETAGGVSTASLTTQYRNYYTGSPFIRVVEGSPRLASVVGSNFVDIAVATRGRTVAAMVALDNLVKGMAGQAVQNLNVALGLPEDTALRQAACYPC; translated from the coding sequence ATGAGTCGGGTTCACGCCTATATCCTGGGGGCATCGGGTTTCGGGGGTGGCGAGTTGCTGCGGCTGCTGGCCGGGCACCCGTCCGTCGCGGGCATCCGTGCGGTGTCCAAGCCACACGCGGACACCCTGCTCTGGAAGGTGCACCCGCACCTGCGCAGCCTCATGGACGGCCACTTCGAGGCCGAGCCGGACTGGAAGTGGCTCACGGACTCGCCGCAGCCGGTGGTGTTCTCCTGCCTGGAGGACGAGGAGCTGGCGCGTCAGCTCCCCGCCCTGGAGAAGAAGTGGGCCGAGCTGGGGCTCGCCGACCGGATGATCCTCATCGATCTGTCGCCGGACTTCCGGTTGGATCACGCGGGGCGCTACGCCGCCACGCATGGCCGCCCCCACCCCACGCCGGAGCTGCTGGAGCGCTTCGTCTACGGGCTCACCGAGTGGCGCCGCGACAAGCTCAAGGGGGCCCGCCGCATCTCCAACCCGGGGTGCTTCGCCACCGCCGTGCAGCTCGCGCTCTTGCCGGTGGCCGCCACGCCGGGCCTGGGCCTCATCGCCGCCACGGCCGTCACGGGCTCCTCGGGCTCCGGGGCGATCCCCGTCGATGTGACGCACCACCCCACGCGCGCCCATGACTTCCGCGCCTACCGGCCGCTGGAGCACCAGCAGGAGGCGGAGATCGACGTGATGCTCGTGGCGCACAAGGCCTCGCGCCACCGGCTCACCTTCGTGCCGCACTCGGCGCCGCTGGTGCGCGGCATCTTCGCCACCGTGCAGTTCGAGTGGCCGGAGACCGCCGGCGGCGTGAGCACCGCGTCCCTCACCACGCAGTACCGCAACTACTACACCGGCTCGCCGTTCATCCGGGTGGTGGAGGGCAGCCCGCGCCTGGCCTCCGTGGTGGGCAGCAACTTCGTCGACATCGCGGTGGCCACGCGGGGCCGCACCGTGGCGGCGATGGTGGCGCTGGACAACCTGGTGAAGGGCATGGCGGGCCAGGCGGTGCAGAACCTCAACGTGGCCCTGGGGCTGCCCGAGGACACCGCCCTGCGGCAAGCCGCGTGCTACCCCTGCTGA
- the hisN gene encoding histidinol-phosphatase — protein MTTEAPGLLQAAAEVARKSGDVALEFFRRGVTVDIKKDGTPVTVADRTAEKTARDWIEAHFPEDGILGEEFGETRPGARRRWILDPIDGTKTFIRGVPLWGTLVAVAEGDRILAGAAYFPPVGELLAAAPGQGCFWNDKPVRVSELADLSQAVVLCTDERFQVHPDRGERWRALAARSAMARTWGDCYGYLLVATGRAEVMVDEIMSPWDAAALQPIIEEAGGLFTDWTGKRTAFGGNSIATNAALAQQVREILGAQTPRP, from the coding sequence ATGACGACGGAAGCCCCAGGATTGCTACAGGCCGCCGCGGAGGTCGCGCGCAAGTCGGGAGACGTGGCGCTCGAGTTCTTCCGCCGCGGCGTCACGGTGGACATCAAGAAGGACGGCACCCCCGTGACGGTGGCCGACCGGACCGCCGAGAAGACCGCGCGCGACTGGATCGAAGCCCACTTCCCCGAGGACGGCATCCTCGGCGAGGAGTTCGGCGAGACGCGGCCCGGGGCCCGCCGCCGGTGGATCCTGGACCCAATCGACGGAACGAAGACCTTCATCCGGGGCGTCCCGCTCTGGGGCACCCTGGTGGCGGTCGCAGAGGGGGATCGCATCCTCGCGGGCGCCGCCTACTTTCCCCCGGTGGGGGAGCTGCTCGCGGCCGCGCCCGGCCAGGGCTGCTTCTGGAACGACAAGCCCGTGCGGGTGTCCGAGCTCGCCGACCTGTCCCAGGCGGTGGTGCTGTGCACGGACGAGCGCTTCCAGGTGCATCCGGACCGGGGCGAGCGGTGGCGTGCGCTCGCGGCCCGCTCGGCCATGGCCCGCACCTGGGGCGACTGCTACGGCTACCTCCTCGTCGCGACGGGCCGCGCCGAGGTGATGGTAGATGAGATCATGTCCCCCTGGGACGCGGCGGCGCTGCAGCCCATCATCGAGGAGGCGGGCGGCCTCTTCACCGACTGGACGGGAAAGCGCACTGCGTTCGGCGGCAACTCCATCGCGACGAACGCGGCCCTGGCGCAGCAGGTCCGCGAGATTCTGGGCGCCCAGACGCCGCGCCCGTAG
- the truA gene encoding tRNA pseudouridine(38-40) synthase TruA: MPRLKLTIEYDGSRYVGWQVQRNGRSVQAELGDALGKLLGAPVEVVAAGRTDSGVHATGQVVCFDTERQLPLKAYHRGLNGLLPEDIAVVRAEEVAAEFDPRRWSRGKRYRYRVSNLPSRSPLRRHTHWEIYAPLQVEAMARAATALLGRHDYSAFRASDCQAAHAVREVRRLSVEGTAGDAVAFVVEGTAFLKHMVRNLVGTLVEVGKGRRPEAWVAEVLASKDRTRAGPTAPPHGLVMEEVFYGDGPPPRQAGDAADIFDGGD, encoded by the coding sequence ATGCCTCGCCTGAAACTGACGATCGAATACGACGGCTCCCGGTACGTGGGGTGGCAGGTGCAGCGCAACGGCCGCTCCGTCCAGGCGGAGCTGGGCGACGCGCTGGGCAAGCTGCTCGGGGCCCCCGTGGAGGTGGTGGCCGCGGGACGGACCGACTCCGGGGTGCACGCCACGGGACAGGTGGTGTGCTTCGACACCGAGCGCCAGCTGCCGCTCAAGGCGTACCACCGGGGGCTCAACGGCCTGCTGCCCGAGGACATCGCGGTGGTCCGGGCCGAAGAGGTGGCCGCGGAGTTCGATCCCCGGCGCTGGTCCCGGGGCAAGCGCTACCGCTACCGGGTGAGCAACCTGCCGTCCCGCTCGCCGCTGCGCCGCCACACCCACTGGGAAATCTACGCCCCGCTCCAGGTGGAGGCCATGGCCCGCGCCGCCACGGCCCTGCTCGGGCGGCATGACTACTCCGCCTTCCGGGCCTCGGACTGCCAGGCGGCGCATGCCGTGCGGGAGGTGCGCCGGTTGAGCGTGGAGGGCACCGCCGGGGATGCGGTGGCCTTCGTCGTGGAGGGCACCGCCTTCCTCAAGCACATGGTGCGCAACCTCGTGGGCACCCTGGTGGAGGTGGGCAAGGGCCGCCGGCCCGAGGCCTGGGTGGCCGAGGTGCTCGCCTCGAAGGACCGCACCCGGGCGGGGCCCACCGCCCCGCCGCACGGCCTGGTCATGGAGGAGGTCTTCTATGGAGACGGTCCGCCTCCTCGCCAGGCGGGGGACGCAGCGGACATTTTCGACGGCGGCGACTGA